The Thiovulum sp. ES sequence GTTGGCAAATCTTTCGGACAGGCATCTACACAATTTGTGCAGAGAAAACAGCTCTCAAAAATATCTTTTGCATTTTTATCAAGCTCTAAATTTCCATTTTGATACTCGCCAAGAAGAGCGATAAATCCTCTTGGTGAAGTTGTCTCATCTGGATTTGCATTGTGAATTGTGCAAGTCGGAACACACTTTGCACACTTTAAACATTCATCACTACTAATATTATATTGAAACATCTATTCTCTATTTTTACTTAATTCTAGCAAAAACTCTAGCTCTTTTTAAGCGGTGCAAAAAGTTCTGTAATATCTTCTTGAGTAATTTTGAAACTCTCTGCTCCATCTTCCAAAACAGATTTTGACAGCAATTTTTTTCGCTCTTGCAACTCAAGAATCTTCTCTTCGACACTCCCCTCAATAATAAATCGATAGACAAAAACTTTTTTATCTTGCCCAATTCGATAAGCTCGGTCAATTGCTTGATTTTCAACAGCAGGATTCCACCACGGATCGTAGATAATAATTGTGTCAGCTTCTGTTAAATTTAGACCAACTCCACCAGCTTTTAAGCTAACAAGAAAAATATCTACTGCACCTCTTTTAAAAAGTTCAATTTGCTCATCTCGATGTCGTGTTTTTCCTGTTAAAAGTGCATAATCAATCCCCTCATCACCCAATCTATCTTGAATAAGTTCAAGCATTGATGTGAATTGTGAAAAGAGAATAACTTTTCTATTTTCAATAAAGAGTTCTTCAAGAAGATCAAAAAGAGAATCGAGTTTTGCACTCTCATCAATTTTATCTTTTTCATCAATTTTAAGAAGTCGCGGATCGCAACAGACTTGACGAAGTTTTAAAAGAGCATCGAGAATTTGAATCTGGCTTTTAGCAAGACCGTGTTCTTGGATCGACTCTTGAACTTTTTTCTCCATTGTTACCCGAATTGATTCATAAAGTTTTGTCTGTTTGTTTCCAAAAGTAACACTCTGCACAATTTCCGTTTTTGGTGGAAGTTCTCTCGCCACTTCACTCTTTTCTCGTCGTAAAATAAATGGTTTGATTCGCCCTTTCAATTTTTTGAGACTCTCAAAATCCTCTTCTTTTTCAATTCTGTGTTTAAAAAACCGATTAAAACTCTCTTCAGTGAGAAGGAATCTCGGCATTAGAAAATCAAACAAAGCCCAAAGTTCACCAAGATGATTCTCCATCGGAGTCCCTGTAAGGCAGAGACGATTTTCACTATTTAAAAGTCGTAAGTTTTTAGAAATTTGAGCTTTTGGGTTTTTAATTTTTTGAGCTTCATCAAGAATTAAATGATAGAACTCAATTTTTTCAAGCTCTTTTATATCCCGACTTACCAAACCATAAGTTGTAACAAAAATATCTGTCTCTGTTCCATTTTCAATCACATCTTTTATGATCGCTTTTCTCTCTCGACTGTGAAGAATTTGCAATTTTAAATCAGGTGTGAATTTTAGATTTTCTCTTCGCCAGTTTCCTAAAAGTGAAGTTGGAACAACAATTAAAACAGGTCTATCGAGTCGTCCGCTCTCTTTTTCATTTAATAAAAATGAGAGAGTTTGGATTGTTTTTCCCAATCCCATATCGTCGGCAAGAACTCCACCAAATTTGTATTCACGAAGAAAATTCATCCAGCTCATTCCCTCTCTCTGATACTCTCTTAAATCTGCATGTAGCCCTTTTGGTGGTTTAATTAGTTCAATTTGCTGGAACTCTTCCAACTGTTTTTTAAGTTTGAAAATATTATAGTGCCGATCCGCTAGTCGCTTTTCCAACTCTTCTGAAAGTTCTAAATCGTGCAATTCATGATTTGAAATTTCAATTTTGCCACTCTCTTTATTGAAAAGTTTAAGAACCGTATTGACAATTGGTTGAATTTTCTCTTTATCAACTCTAACAAAATTTCGCTCACCAATAGGAATGTTGATTTTGTCTTCAATATCAGAAAAATCATTTTCCATTGAACCAAAAAAACTTTGAATAATTGGAGCAAGTTTAAGTTTGTTTCCGTCAATATCAATGAAAAAGTCCATTGAAAACCATTGGCTAGAACTATCTGATTCTATATCAAAGTCAATATCTTCAGAATCGATCTCTTTGAAGTTTATTTTGCTTTTTTCATCAACTCTAACTTTCCAATTCTCATCTTTGAGTTCATCGATTCCATTTTCTGAAAACTTTCTGAAATTTTCGACCTCATCGACATTGTCAAGTTCTAAATCTTTGTTTGGTGTCAAGCCAAACTTCTTGAATCTCTCTAAAAGCTCTTTTTCAGCCTCAAAGTCTCTCTGAATAATTTCATCGTTTGTTTCAAGAAATTGAGAACTATTTTCGTCATCAACTCTTTTTCCGTTGTAGTCAAAATTGAGATTTATTTCATTTTCTCTAACATGCAAATATGGAGTTGGTTTGAGAAATTTAATCTCTTTATTTGTTATAGGAGGAATTTTGCCCATGATTTTTGACATCTTTTTTGAGACTTCTTCTAATTTATCCTCTTTGGCAAAAATCTTCTGTTCAAGCATTTTTTTGAGAGTTTCTCCACTAAACTCAACTCCAACAACTTCTCCAACTTCTAAATTCTTTTTGTCTAAATAGATATTTTGTGGCATATTTGGAATTAAAACAGTCTCATCTTCACTAAAATTTACTTTTAAAGAGCGAATATTTTCACTATTGTGCCACGATAAAACACCTTTTTTAGATTGACCGAGGTTTATTTTTCTCTCCGAGTTTTCAAAAAAGAGTCTATCTTTCTCAATTAATTTCTTTAAATTTAAAACTCCAAAATGTCCCTCCAATATAAATTCCGATGTGTGGTGTCTATAATCAAAAAATGCAATCTGTTTCATCAATGACATAATTTCCAAATCTTCATCTTTTAAGTTTCTTGAAAGTGTTCTATGATTGCTGATATTAAAAGGTGTCTCTTTTCCTAAACCACCCCGTTTTAAAATCTTTCTTTTAAAAGTTTTGATTCCAAATTTATTACCTCCGATATTATCAAATAGTCTATATTCAATAACACTATCTATCTCACTCTCTTTTTCTTCGTTTTCTAAAATATATTCAAGTTCTCCAACAAATCTATCAATTTCTATTTCTGATGTATTATCTTTGATATTTGTTTTTGTGTAGTGTAAAATTAGAGCATATGTGTGTTTGCAGTTGTAACCAACTGGACAAGAGCAAGTTCCATCAACATATAATTGATTTCTGTGTTCTCTCACAGTAACGGCTTGTCGATAAACAGCATCATCACTTTGACTTACGACTCTCCCTCGAATCACAATCTCTTTTTCACCAATAACAGAAACAATAAAATCTCTCACATTATTGAGAAGCAATTTTCCGTTATGACTTGCTCTAGCATTGAATTGATTATCCAATTTTGATAGTGTAATTTCCATTCTTTTCCCGTATCTGATACAATTTATTAAAAAGTATGAATATTTTACAAAAAACTATTTTTTTATTCCACTCTTTTTAACATCGTGCTATTTTCAAGAGTTTGACGGAGTTAGAAAAAACTCAATTCATGAACGAATTTTTGAAAACTCAGGAAATGGAAAAATCGTAAGCTATAACGGTGATGAGGTCGCCGATATAAAAGTTACCTATTTGAGCGATATTTCAAAAAAATTCTCTAAAGAAGATGTTTTTCTTTTTTCAATCTATGTTTTTGACAAAGAGAAAAGGGAAAAAATTTTAAAAGCAGTTCGTAAAAATGTCTTACTAAACAGTATGCGAACAACAAAAACCGAAAAAGTAAATCCCCGCTCAAAAGTCCTGAAACTTATAAGAATTGCAAATCCTTGGTATGAAAATTATCTTCTCTACTTTGAAAAACAGGAAGTTGAAAATCTTCAACTTGCGATATTTTTACAAAATTACAGATACACAAAAATAAAGATTTTGAAGGGGAGTGGTGAAAAAAGACTCTATCCGACAATTCTTGAAAAACTTCAAGGAGAAAACTAAAGCCTCTGAAAAATTTGGTCTCGAACTTTTTCCAACAGATCGAGACAGATTTATATTTTTATCACTTATACTAATTTTGGCGACCTCATCGCTAATTTTTGAGTGGGTGAATTTTGTTGAATTTACAAAATTTAGCAAAGTTGAAAGAGAATTTTTTGTTGAAAGTCAGTTTAAAAAAAAGGACAAAATAGTTTTAAAACTTAGAGATAAATCTGGTTTTGTTTTTTACAGCAGTCTCAAAGAGAATATAATAGATTTAAGAGGAATGACAATTTTGGGCGAATTCAAAATAAGAAATCTCTCTTTTTTTGAATATCTTCGGGGAGCTTATTTAGAAAATATTGGAATAAAGTTTAGTCGTGAAAAAGATTTTCGTTTCAAAATTTCCGCAAAAATCTCAGAGATTCATGAGAGTTCTAAAATTTCAGAATTCTATTCCGCCCTATTTCTAGCAACTTCAATTTCACCAGAACTAAGAAAAGATTTGACTAGGCTTGGAATAAATCATCTTGTTGTTCTTAGCGGTTTTCATGTCTCTCTCATTCTTCTAATTATAAATTTTATCTCTTTCATTTTTTACAAACCGATTCAGAGTCGTTTTTTTCCGTATCGAAATTTCTATCGAGACTCAATTATATTTTCGCTTTTTCCAATTTTTCTCTATCTCTATTTTTTAGATTTTCCGCCATCTTTTCTTCGTGCTGTTGGAATGACAACTTTTGTTCTTTTTCTTCTTGACCGAAATATTCTGCAAAAACCTTTTGAAACTCTCTTTTTTGTTGCAATTTTTCTTATTGCGATTTCTCCGAGACTATTTTTTTCAATTGGGTTTTGGCTCTCAATTTCTGGTGTTTTCTATATCTTTCTCTATTTGCAGATTTTTCGCTTGAATAAGTTTTTAAATTTTATATTTTTCAATTTTTGGGTATTTTTTGCAATGATCCCAATTATTCACTACATTTTTCCAGAATTCTATTTCACACAACTATTTTCACCAGTTTGGACAGTTCTTTTTATATTTTTTTATCCGATTGCGATTCTAATTCATCTATTTGGATTTCCACAAATTTTAGACAGTTTTTTAATAAAGTTTCTAGAAATTGGAGTTTCTGAAACTCCTAAAGTTTTCTACACGGATTTCTATTTTCTCACTTTTTATATTCTCTTTTCCCTGTTTCTCTTTTTAAAAACTAAGAGTGAATAATCACAAAATTTAGTGGCAAAGTTTCAATAAGCAGAAATGCCAAAATAAGTTTTACAAGACCACTTTTAAAAGCAACATCTAAATTTCCTTCCGCAATGTAATCATCAACACTCTTGTTCCCATCAACAAGCAGACCTGTTACGATGTATGGGATGTATGCAATTGAGAGAATTGAGATTGTAAAATAGAGGAGAGTCGCCGAAATAACTTCAAAAGAGATTTCAAAAACTTCACCAACAACATTTCCCAAAAGAAGAGAAATCGCTAAAAAAAGTGAAAGAAATTCTATTCCAACAGCGATATTTCCGCGACGAATTTCGTTTATGTCATCATATCTTGTATTTAGAGTTGCAATTTTGACAAAGGTGAAAAGTAGAATTTGAGAAATTACAAAGTAGGAAATTGCAACAACTAAAAGCCCAATTGTAAATTCGTATCCACTAAAAGAGTTGTAAAGTATAACTCCAGTTCCGATAAATCCACCAGATTGAAAAAGTGCAAACGATATATTTTCACGACCAAGTTCATACTCTTTATTTAAGTCTTTTAAGTAGATACTATCTATCAAAATTCGATTTATATAGAGCATAAAAATAGAGACTACTCCAACTGATGAAATAGAGATGAGGTCGTTCAAAAATCCAAAAGATTCTCCGCTAAATGCAGATAGAAGCACAAGTAAAACAGAAGTGTAATATCCCGCAGACGAGATTGTTACAGCTTTATTTAATTGGTAATTTGATTTTTGTCTTTTAAAATCAATTGCAAGTTTTCTTGTTTTTATCGCAAAAAATAGTAAAATTGAAACTATTCCAAATTGCATCGTAAAATCTAGTGCAAATGTTTGAAGTATTGAAAAATCTATTGCTAACATTTTGTATTCCGAAAATTTTTTTTAATACTAGCAATTCTTGGTTTTAAATCAAAGTTAAGAGTTGTGAAGTGGGAGTTGTCGGAAAGAATCCGACAAGTGAGAAAAAATGCTATTTTGCTCCGTAAAGTTTTCGGTTCATATCCTCAACTTTTTCAACTAACATTGTGTTGATATTTTGAAAAAGTTTTGCGAATGCTTCAGCTTTTGCAGAATCAACCTCATCTTTAATCTCAATTGAAAGAAGAATTGCCACGGGGCTTTTTACAATTGCTGTTGCATTTCGTGCTTTTTTTGTAATGTATGCCATCTCACCAAAGAAAGTGTTTTTCTTTAAGAGTGCAACTTGTGTATTATCTGGAAGAACAATTGCAACTCCACCCTGAATAATAAAGAATGCCTCTTTTCCTGTATTTCCAAAAGTAAAGACTTTTTCGCCTCTCTCATGTTTAATAAATTTTGTCTGTTTAATAACTGCTAAAAGTTCGCCTTTTGTAAGTCCGTTAAAAAGTTCCAATTTACTATCAAGAGCAAGTAAAGTTTGTTGAGCTTTTGTAAGTTTATCAACCTCAACATCATTTTTTACTTTTGTGAATTTCTCTTTTAATTCTCGATATTTCTGCTCAAAAATAGCTTTCTCTTTTTTGATTTCAATATCAAGAAATGCATCAAACTTCTCTTTTGTCATAAAAAGAGCAATCTGTTCGCCAAGTTCCATTTCAATATTTCCAACATTCTCATTATTCAATTTTTGAATAAATTCGTCTGGTTTCTCTTTGAAATTTTCAATTGAGGCTACGATAGTTTTTAGATTTATAATATCAGCCATTTTTATCTCCCAAATTTTTTAAATGCTTCTCGTAAGTCTAACCGACCCTCATAAAATGCTTTTCCAATAATAGCACCTGCTATATTTCCAGCATTTGCAATATTTTCTAAATCTGAAATTCCAGAAACTCCACCACTTGCAATTGTTGGAATTCCAGAGTGAATTGCAATATCTCGAGTAAAGTCTAAATTAACTCCTTCTAATGTTCCATCTTTAGAAATATCTGTTGAAATTATCGCATCAACACGAGAATTTTTAAATTTTTGTGCTAAATCATTTGCTGAAACTTCGCTAACATCTGCCCAACCATCAACAGCAACCATTCCATTGATCGCATCAATTCCAATTGCAATCTTATAAATTTCACTCATTTTAATTGCAAAATCTGGATTGCTCTTTGCGATTGAACCTAGAATAATCCTCTCAATTCCTAAGTCAGAATAGAATTTGATTATTTTCTCATCTCGAATTCCACCACCAAGTTCTATTTTTAGTGAAGTGTTTTTTCTGATTTGTTCAATTTGTGAAAGGTTTTTCGGTTCTCCTGCAAATGCTCCGTTTAAATCAACAATATGAAGCCATTTTGCACCCATTTGTTCAAACTCTTTTGCAACTGCCCACGGCTCTGAACTGTAAATCTTTGCACTGTCCATTAAACCTTTTGTAAGCCGAACAGCTTGACCATCTTTTAAATCTATTGCGGGAATTAGTTCCAATATATTTTCCAAAATTAAAATAGTATATTTAAGCCAAAATAGTACGAACTAATACTTTGAAAAGGTATAACTTCTTCTTCTGAAAAACCGCTCTCACTATTTGTATCATCCATTGTTGAATCGTTTCGGTAGATTTTTCTGTATCCAATTTCAAAAAATGAATCATCCGTATCGTGAAGAGGATTCAATCTTGCAGGAAAAATCAAACCAAATTCATAACCGAAAAAGAACTGATATTGAGAAAGATATTCCGTGTAGTGGTTTGCAACAATCTCTTTTCCGTAGTGGAATTTATCAATTGTTCCAACTCCATTTACATAAAAAAGAGTGTCGTAGAACTTCTCCATTTTAAAAACTGGTCCAATTGCTAAAGATAGAGTATCTTCATTAAACTTTGTTGGTGTTTGATTTTGACCAACTGAAACCTCGTTTTTGTCAAAAGTAAAATGCTGAATATCGATATAAGCGATCAAATCCTCATTTAAAATACCTGACTTGATTCCAAAAGTTGAAAAAGTCTCATCTGCTAGGACATTTTCGGAGTCTCCCTCCAGTTGTCCAGACGATGCAATCATACCAATAAAATGGTTATCAACACTAAATAGTGGAGTTAGTAGAACTCCAAAAAGAAAAAGAAGTCTTTTCAAAACAAATCCTATTTTGGTTTTAATACAAGAAGAATTTTACATCTTTTATTTTTATGTAAAATTTTCTATTTAAATTAACTAGAGTAAAATCGACAAAATAGGCTATTTTTTCAATCTCCCCACTTCAATTTTTCGCGAAGATTCTTAAAAAATGAGAAATCACCTGTTCGTATAATTTGAACAGGTTCTTTATGAACAGAGATATTTACTCGTGTATGTTCAGGTAAAAATATATTTTTTTGTCCATCAACTTTTATTAAGCCATCTGAACCTTCCATTCCGAGAGATATTTTTAGTTCTGGAGGTAAAATTATAGGTCTTTGAGAGAGTGAATGTGGTGCTATTGGAGTTAAAATATAGTCTCTCATTTCTGGATATAGAATTGGACCACCAAGAGATAAGTTGTATGCAGTTGAACCTGTTGCAGTTGAAATTAGTAGCCCATCGCCATAATAACTATTTAAAAGCTGGGACTTTTCACCAACTGTATAAACATAAATATTTGCAATTCTCATTCTTTCACTATTTGTAATCGATAAATCATTTAAAGCTAATTCTCTTTTTTCACCAATCTCAATATTTAAAAGCTGTCTCTTCTCAATTTTATATTCTCCATCAACAAGAGTTTTCATAAATGGTTCAATATCACGAACATCTAAATCAACAAGAAAACCTAAGTTACCTGCTTTAATTGATAGTATTGGTTTGTTAAAACCGAAACTTTTTCTAACAGTTGAAAGAAGAGTTCCATCTCCACCGAGTGAAACAAGAATATCACTTTTTTCACAAAGCTGACTACACTCAACTCCCTCAAAAGCACCAATCATATTTGCACTTTTTCTATCAATTAAAACTTCAACTCCAAAAGCTTCAAATTTTTTCTTAATATTCTTAAATGGTTTTAATAATTCTGGTTTGTTTGGTCGCAGAAAAAAACCAACTGTTTTCACTTTACTCATTTAAAATTCCAAATTTTTGTTTATTTTATCGAAGCAAAGTTTTTTTAAAAGAGTGCTTTTTGTTAGACTTTGAAAAAAGATATGAGGAAAATAGAAAATGGTAAAAATTGGAATTGTTACAGTTTCTGATAGAGCGAGTGCAGGAATTTACGATGATATTTCAGGAGAGGCAATTAAGGAGACTTTGAACGATTATTTAAAAACTTCTTGGACTTCAGAATATAGACTTGTGCCAGACGAACAGGATCAAATTGAAAATGCACTTGTTGAATTGTGCGATGAGGCCGGATGTAATTTGATTGTTACAACTGGTGGAACTGGACCTGCAAAACGAGATATTACACCTGAGGCAACTTTGAGTGTTTGCCAAAAAGAGATGATTGGTTTCGGCGAATTAATGAGAAGTGCAAGTTTAAAATATGTCCCAACTGCTATTCTTTCACGACAAACTGCGGGAATTCGTGAGGGAGAAAAAAATAGTGCATTAATTGTAAATCTTCCTGGAAAACCAAAAGCTATCCGTGAAAACCTTGATGCTGTTTTTCCAGCTATTCCATACTGTATCGACCTCATCGACGGTTACTATCTTGAGACAAATGAAGATGTTATTAAAGCTTTTAGACCAAAAAAGTAGCTAGTTCTTAAAATCAGAGATTTTGATTCCGCTTTACCGAACAAACTACAAAAACGATCTTTGTTGACATACTCCCCATAGCTAAAGCTAGGGGATTCTGTTTCATCAAGAAAAGCCTAATAATTAGGTCTTACTTTCTCTCCACAAGAGTTGATGCCCCAACTCAAATTTATATCCGAGATTTTACCCTTCGCGATATTTTCAATACAAATTATACATAAAATTATTTCAAGTGGATAAATCCACTATCATAATTTTAAAGCCTTATATCCCCATAGCTAAAGCTAGGGGCTTTACGGCTTGTTTTGGTAAAATCTCAATTATTTAATAGAGGTTTGTAGAATGAAAGCAATTGTAAATATTTATTTAAAAGAGGGTGTATTAGATTCTCAGGGAAAAGCGGTTCATCATGCTTTAGATTCTCTTGGATTTAAAGAGAGTGTAAAAGATGTGAGAATTGGAAGACAAATTATTTTGAAATTGGCGACCTCATCAGAGAGTGAAGCAAGAGAAGAAGCTACAAAGATGTGTGAAGAGCTTCTTGCAAACACAGTGATTGAAGATTACACAATTGAGTTAGAGAATGAGTAAAAGAGTTGGAATTATTCAATTTCCAGGGACAAACTGCGAATTGGATACAAAATATGCTTTTGAGAAAGCTGGATTTGAAACAGAAATTATTTGGCACAAAGATAATTTGGGTGATTTTGATTTAATTGTTCTTCCAGGTGGATTTAGTTATGGAGACTATTTAAGAAGTGGGGCGATTGCTCGTTTTTCTCCAATTATGAAAAATATTGAAAGTTTCGCAAAAAATGGAGGAAAAGTTCTTGGAATCTGTAACGGTTTCCAAGTTCTTGTTGAATCAAATCTTCTTCCTGGTGCGATGAAGAGAAATGATGATTTACATTTTATTTCAAAACATCACAATATTAAAGTTAGAAATAATGAGAATGCTTTTCTTTCAAAAACTGAAAAAGATGAAGTCTTAAATATTCCAATTGCTCATGCTGAAGGAAATTTCTATATCGATGAGGTCGGACGAAAAGAGCTTTGGGAAAATGATCAAGTTCTACTAACTTATTGTGATGAGAATGGAAATGATTTAAACCCAAATGGTTCAGTCGATTCAATTGCGGGAATTTGCAACAGAGAGAAAAATGTTTTTGGACTTATGCCTCACCCAGAAAGAGCCGTAGATTCTATTTTAGGTAGTGAAGATGGAATTAAAATGGTTGAAGGATTTTTAAATGTCTAAGATTTTAATCTTAAATGCAAAAGGAGGGGTTGGAAAATCAACAATTTCAATGCAAGTTGTTGTTCCATATCTCTATTTGCGAAATGAAAAAAGTGTTGTAAATTATTACGAATTTGATGACGAAAATGAAGATAGCAAAAGTTTTATAAACTCAAAACTTGTAAATTCAAACCAAATTAAAGTTGTTGATAGTAACTTACGGGAAATCATTGCAGATATTGTTCTTCGTGATGAAACAATGTGTATTGATGTTGGTGCAAACAAGACAACAAGTTATTTTGTCCAGTCGCTTATTGATAGCGGTATGATTGATGCAGTTGATTTAATTATTATTCCTCTTGCTGATGGCGAACTTGATGCGATAAATGCAGTCGAGCTTTATTACAAAATCAAAGAGTCAAAAGGTGATGTAAAAGTTCTTTTTATTCTCAATCGACATAATGAAACTCGAGATTTATATTCGCAATTTGATATTTTTCTCGGAGACAAACGAGGCTTTTTTGACACAAAAGGTTTAATTGAAAATGTTGCTGAAGATGACAAAAATTTTGAAACTCTTTCAGATAGCGACACAATTAAATATTGCCGAAGTTTTGGAACGACTGTTTGGGAACTTGCAAATCTTGATCGAGACCTTTCAGCACAATTAAGAGAAGCAATCAAAGATAAAAAAGATAAAAAAGAGATAAAAATGCTAAGTTTTAAAAAAGCTCTTAAAGGTGATTGTGAAATTTTCTTAAAGAAAAGCTTGAGTCCAATTTTTGAGAAAATAGATTCTCTAATCGGAGAGTAGATGGGAGCAATTACTAGAGTAAAAGAGGCGATTGAGTCTATAAAAAATGGTGAAATTGTTGTCATGATTGACGACGAGGATCGAGAAAACGAGGGTGATCTTGTTTATGCTTCAACTTTTAGCACTGCGGAAAAAGTAAATTTTTTAGCAACTTATGGAAAAGGTTTGATTTGTGTTGCTCTTCCTGATAGTGATGCAAAGCGATTAAATCTCTATCCAATGGTTGATAAAAACACCTCATCGTATGAGACTGCTTTTACAGTTTCTGTTGATGCAAAAGATGCTCTTACAGGAATTTCTGCTGGTGAAAGAGATATGACAATCCAGATTCTTGCAAATCCTCTAGCACAAGCTGATGAACTTGTTAGACCAGGGCATATTTTCCCACTTATCGCAAAAGATGGCGGAACTCTTGTTAGAACAGGGCATACAGAGGGTTCTGTTGATTTGTGTCGTCTCTCTGGAGTTGTTGAAAGTGCTGTTATTTGCGAAATTATGCGAGACGATGGTGAAATGGCTCGGCGAGACGATTTGATGAAATTTAGCAAAGATCACAATCTTAAAATTGTATATATCTCTGATATTGTCGAATACAGACTTCAAAATGAGACTCTTGTTACAAAGGTTTCTGAAAATGAAGAAGAGCTTTTTGAGACAAAAGTTTCAAAATTTATTTTCAAAGATCATCAAAATCTCGAACACACTGCAATCCGTTTTTATGGAAAACACTCAACAACAAATTTACGAGTTCATCACATTGGTAGTGATGTTGAACTTTTGACAAATTCCAAAAAATATTCTCTTCTTGAAAAATCTATCGATTACTTAAAAGGGAATGGCGGAATTCTTCTTTTCCTCTCTTCTTCTGAAAAA is a genomic window containing:
- a CDS encoding molybdenum cofactor synthesis domain protein (PFAM: Probable molybdopterin binding domain~TIGRFAM: molybdenum cofactor synthesis domain), which codes for MVKIGIVTVSDRASAGIYDDISGEAIKETLNDYLKTSWTSEYRLVPDEQDQIENALVELCDEAGCNLIVTTGGTGPAKRDITPEATLSVCQKEMIGFGELMRSASLKYVPTAILSRQTAGIREGEKNSALIVNLPGKPKAIRENLDAVFPAIPYCIDLIDGYYLETNEDVIKAFRPKK
- a CDS encoding 3,4-dihydroxy-2-butanone 4-phosphate synthase (PFAM: GTP cyclohydrolase II; 3,4-dihydroxy-2-butanone 4-phosphate synthase~TIGRFAM: 3,4-dihydroxy-2-butanone 4-phosphate synthase); the protein is MGAITRVKEAIESIKNGEIVVMIDDEDRENEGDLVYASTFSTAEKVNFLATYGKGLICVALPDSDAKRLNLYPMVDKNTSSYETAFTVSVDAKDALTGISAGERDMTIQILANPLAQADELVRPGHIFPLIAKDGGTLVRTGHTEGSVDLCRLSGVVESAVICEIMRDDGEMARRDDLMKFSKDHNLKIVYISDIVEYRLQNETLVTKVSENEEELFETKVSKFIFKDHQNLEHTAIRFYGKHSTTNLRVHHIGSDVELLTNSKKYSLLEKSIDYLKGNGGILLFLSSSEKSKETIKEFGIGAQILKNMGVKKIHMLSEKRNRDLEFVGIHGFGLEILENIIL
- a CDS encoding phosphoribosylformylglycinamidine synthase I (PFAM: CobB/CobQ-like glutamine amidotransferase domain~TIGRFAM: phosphoribosylformylglycinamidine synthase I); this translates as MSKRVGIIQFPGTNCELDTKYAFEKAGFETEIIWHKDNLGDFDLIVLPGGFSYGDYLRSGAIARFSPIMKNIESFAKNGGKVLGICNGFQVLVESNLLPGAMKRNDDLHFISKHHNIKVRNNENAFLSKTEKDEVLNIPIAHAEGNFYIDEVGRKELWENDQVLLTYCDENGNDLNPNGSVDSIAGICNREKNVFGLMPHPERAVDSILGSEDGIKMVEGFLNV
- a CDS encoding phosphoribosylformylglycinamidine synthase, purS protein (PFAM: Phosphoribosylformylglycinamidine (FGAM) synthase~TIGRFAM: phosphoribosylformylglycinamidine synthase, purS protein), whose translation is MKAIVNIYLKEGVLDSQGKAVHHALDSLGFKESVKDVRIGRQIILKLATSSESEAREEATKMCEELLANTVIEDYTIELENE